The Heyndrickxia acidicola sequence ATTCTTGTTTCTGTTGCCAACACTAAATTTAACAAAGATAAAGATTTATTAGCAAGTAATGGGTAAGAAAGCAAAGACGCTTTATAAAATTTCTGATAATCCCTTAATGTAAAACCAATTAGTAATTACATAGGATGGGACCAAGTTTGGAGTTCGTGTAGAAAATGGTAAAACCTTCTATGATAATTCCCCGGAATGGATAAACACGGCAGTAGAAAAAAGCTTGAATAGATTAGGCGCAGATTATATTGATTTGTATCAAGTTCATTATCGAGATAACAAGACTCCTATAGTCAATGTAATTGAGTCTTTAGAAAGATTTAAAGAACGTGGTCTTATTAGATACTTTGGGTTATCAAACATACACCAAGAAGATATTAAGGATTTGGAAGAGGTTAAAGGTAGATTTGTCAGCTTTCAAGATGAGTATAGCCTTGCTTGTAGAAAAAATGAAAATGATTTCTTTAACTTATCAAAAACATTAGAATTAACTCTATTAACTTGGGGGAGTTTAGGTTAAGGGATTTTAACAGGAAAATATAATATTGATACAAAATTTGACTCGAATGATAGAAGATCTCGTGAGGTTTATGTTAATTTTCATGGGAAAAAGATTATCACTACATTGAGGGTGTAGTGGTTAACTATTATAAAAATTAAAAGGGAATTTTATTTAATTCAAACTAAGAATAGAAAAGAGACGATAACATGATTTCAACTCAACTTAGAAATATTCCATTTTCTCCTCCAGATTTAACAGAAAAGGAGATTGAAGAGGTCATAAAAACTTTGAAATCTGGTTGGATCACAACCGGACCAAAAACAAAAGAATTTGAAAAAAAAATAGCTGAATATGTTGGAGTAAATAAAGCAGTTTGTCTAAATTCTGCAACAGCTGCTATGGAACTAACCCTTCGAATATTGGGTGTAGGCCCTGGAGATGAAGTCATAACTTCAGCTTACACATATACAGCATCTGCTTCTATAATAGAGCATGTTGGAGCAAAAATTGTATTAGTTGATACAGCTCCAAATTCATTTGAGATGGATTATAAAAAATTAGCTGAAGCTATTACAGAAAAAACTAAGGTGATTATTCCTGTAGATATTGCAGGGAAGATGTGCGATTACGACACTATCTTTGAAATAGTAGAAAGTAAGAAAGAACTTTTTAACTCTAACAATGAACTTCAAGGGTTATTTAATAGAGTGATCGTTATGACAGATGCTGCTCATGCATTTGGTGCTGAAAGAAGAGGAATGAAGTGTGGACAAGTTGCTGATTTTACTACTTTCTCTTTTCATGCTGTAAAGAATTTAACAACGGCTGAGGGTGGGGCAGTTGTTTGGCGAGATATTTTTGGATTAGATAATGAGTGGCTTTATAAACAATTCATGATATACAGTCTCCATGGACAGTCTAAAGATGCCCTAGCTAAAACACAAAAGGGTGCTTGGGAATATGATATTGTTTATCCTGCTTACAAATGTAATATGACCGATATTATGGCTAGTATTGGTTTAATCCAGTTAGATAGATATGAAAAGTTATTACAAAGACGTAGAGAGATAATTGAAATGTACGATAAGGCCCTCTCACCAATAGGCGTTCAAAGTATACAACATTTTGGTGAAGATTTTTCTTCCTCAGGCCATCTTTATTTAGCAAGAATACCTGAAATTAACGAACAGCATAGAAATGAAATCATTGTTAAGATGGCTGAGGCTGGAATAGCGTGTAATGTTCACTATAAACCACTGCCTATGTTTACAGCTTATAAGAATTTAGGTTTTGATATTAAGGATTATCCGAATGCTTACAATCAGTACGTTAATGAAATTACGCTTCCTCTTCATACTTTGTTGAGTGATGAGGATGTAGAGTACGTGGTTGGTAACCTAAAATGGAATTTAAATGAAATTTAAGGTGGGCTTAGCGAATGTATAAGTATTTTTTAAAAAGAATCTTTGATTTAATGCTAGCTTTAATAGCACTTCCATTTTTCTTAATTATCCTATTAATAATTGGACCAATAATTTATTTTCAAGATAGAGGATCTATTTTTTATAATGCTCCACGCTTAGGTAAGGATGGAAAAGTATTCAAAATGTATAAATTTCGTTCTATGAAGATGAACGCTCTGGACCTAAGAAATGAAGATGGATCAACCTTTAATTCAGAAGATGATCCGAGATTAACCAAAATCGGAAAGTTTATTCGTAAAACGAGTCTTGATGAAACACCACAACTGTTAAATATTATCAAAGGTGATATGAGTATAATCGGACCGAGACCAGACTTACCAGAGTTTATAGATGTTTTCACGGATTATGAACGAAGAAAGCTTAATGTTAGACCAGGAATTACTGGATATAACCAGGCGTATTTCAGGAATAGTAATACTTTAAAAGATAAATTTTCAAACGATGTTTATTACGTTGAAAGTGTGTCATTATTACTTGATTTAAAGATTTTTTTTAGAACAGTATTTGGAGTACTAAAAAGGGAAAATGTCTATATTTCTAATGAGAATGAACGGTCAAAAAATATTCTATAAAATTTTCGAGAATTACTATAAGAGGAGGATTCAATATGAAACTAGCATTAATGTCAAATGTAAATATTGATTCCATTGGAAAAAAGCTGAGGAAGAAAGTAGATATTTATACTCCAACTGGTTATGGGGTGGTATTAGAAGAGTTAATCAACCCAAATTCAAATTTGTGGGTAGAGGGTATAGATACCATTTTTTTATATATAGATTTATGGGAATTAACGGATAGTGGGGATAATCTAGCTAGCATAGAACAGTGGTTAAGTGATTTTAAATCTGTTTTAAAAAGAGATTGTACTTACTTCATCTTTAATGCAGACTGGCGTGGCGGTTATTCGACGGGCTATGATGGAATCTCATTGTCACTAGAACTTGAAAATAAGTGGAACACTGAATTAAATTCATTATGCGATGAATATAACAATTGCTACACTTTTAACTTCAAATCAATTATTGAGGAATATGGACGGGGTAATATTTATTCAGATAAGGTTTGGCTTCTAGGTAAAGTTCCGTTTTCTTCTTTTGGTGAAAAGGCTGTAATAGAAGAAATGGAGTTAATGATTCAACTTCTAATTAAACCATCTAAGAAGGTACTCCTATTAGATTTAGATAATACACTTTGGGGTGGCGTAATTGGTGAAGATGGACTAGGGGGAATTCAACTAGGAAAAGAAGGTAAAGGAGCAGCTTTTTATTATTTTCAGAAGAAAATTAAGGCAATAAAAGAAGCTGGTACTTTATTGTGCATTGTATCAAAAAATAATTATGATGACGTTAAAGAGACTTTTGAAAAGCATCCTGAAATAATATTGACTCTGGATGATTTTACAGTTGTAAAAGCAAATTGGGAACGGAAGAGTAAGAATATATTAGATATTGCTAGTGAATTAAATCTATCACCTGATTCTTTTGTTTTTATAGACGACAATCCAGTTGAGAGAAAAGAAGTTTCCACGCAAGTAACAGGAATAACAGTACCGGAATTTCCACCTGATGTTTCAAAATTAACCTCCTTTGCTAACGATCTTTTTAAGAGGTATTTTTCAAAGTTGCGAGTTACTACAGATGACTTGGCAAAAGCCAAAAATTATGCTGATAATTTTAATCGTAAAGAGAACCAAAAAAAGTTCTCGGATTTTGATGACTTCCTTAAAAGTTTAAAAATTAAAGTTGATCTTGTTGAAAATAATAAAGAATTTGTTTCTAGAATTCATCAGTTAATTAATAAAACAAATCAGTTTAATTTGACAACCCAAAGGTATACTCTAGCCGAAGTTAATCGTATGCTTGAGGATGAAACATATTTATTCTATTTATTTAATGTAAGTGATTGCTTCGGGGATAATGGACAAACTGCTCTAGTGTTATTTAATAAGGAATCATTTAGTATAGAGCTATTTATTATGAGTTGTCGAATAATGGGTAGAAAAATAGAGAACTATATTATCAATTTTGTAGAGGAAGATTTAATTGATAAAGGTTTCAAAGCTATTTTGTCAAAGTATGTGTTCACTCCTAAAAGTAAGCCTGTTATGGACTTCTTTGATGGATTAGGATATGAATGTTTCTCTGAAACTGACACCGAGAAAAAATATAGACTAGTTTTAAAAAAACGGCCTAAAAGAAGTTTTATAGTTGCGGAATTAGAAAAGGTTCAGTGAAAGGCGTGATTATTTGAAAGTTCATCACACAGGTTGTTTAGTTAGCGAATTAAATAATTCTATAGAAAAGTACCATTTTTTAGGGTTTGAAAAGGAAACAGAAGAAATATATGATTCAAAAAGAAAAGTCAACATAGTGTTTATGATTAAAGATGATTTGAGGATTGAGTTAATCTGTCCTACAGATGAAACATCACCATTTTTTGAATTGCTCAAAAAGAAGGGGAGCGGCCCTTATCATATCTGTTTTGAGACAAATGATTTTGATAAAACAAAAAAACAATTAATAGATAAAAAAAATATTGGTGGAGGGTATATTCAAATTACTCCTTCAGAACCTGCACCAGCGATTAATGGTGACAACGTAACGTTTTTTTATAATAAACATGTGGGGATTATTGAAATAATTGATAGGAATACAAAATAGCAAATTGTTTCATTAAAAATAAATTGATTTTATAAAGAGAGGGTATAACGCCATGGAACAAAAATTACTTGAAATTTGTGCAGAAACATTTAATCTTGATATTTCAGAGTTATCACTAGAAACAACAAATGAAGATACAGCAGAATGGGATTCTTTGGCACAAATAAGCCTAGTATCTGAGATAGAAGAGACATTTGAATGTGAAATACCATTTGACTCTATTTCAGAGATTAAAAAAATAGGAGATTTTCTGGAATTTATTCAAAAATAGTTTCTAATCATAGCTTCTAGTGGATTATCATTTATAAAATTTTATTGGGGTAATTAAAATGGAAACAATAATTGCGAATTGGGAAAAACGAAATCTTGGTGTAACATGTGAAGAACTTACAGTTACTAGTGATGACCTTTTGGAATCAGTTCTTTTAGCCAGTGAAGAATTAACGGCTCAATATCAAATAATAAAGGTTCCCTCAGGTCGTACAGATTTATTATTTGAGTTACAAAAGCATGGTTTTACATTTATTGAATCTAACATTCATTTTACGAAAAAGTTAACAAGAAATACTCTTCCAAAGCCTTTTTCATCACTACAAGAAAAAGTGGAATATAGATCTATAACTGAGAAGGAATATGAGCCATTTTTAGATATTATCCGTAATAACAGTATATTTACAACAGATAAAGTTGCATTAGATCCTCATTTTTCTCCTAAACATTCTGCTAACAGATACTATTATTGGGCTAAAGATGTTTTGAGTAGTGATGGACAAGGATATGTTGTTTCAATGAATAAAAAGGATATTGGTTTTTTTATTCTTAGAAAACATTCAGAAAGTTTATATGAATCATTTTTGGCAGGGGTATACCCTGAACATAGTAAGTCCAATATGGGTTTTGCTGTTTTGTCATCACCGATTGTAGAAGCATTTAAAAGAGGTGGTCGTATAATAGAAACAGGAACATCCTCCAATAATACAGCTTCTTTAAGGTTGCATTTGGCATTAGGCTATGAGTTGCAATCAATTAATTATGTATTGGTTAGACATATAAACTTAAGATAAAAGTTATTGAATGAGTAGATCAATTACTAATATTGAATAAAGCTTTATTTAGAGGAATGATAGCTATTGAAAAAAATACTAGTTGTGTCCCATATGGGAAGACATTTGAAGATTTTTTCTCATTCTGATTTAAGGATATATAAAGAACTGGGAAATGAAGTTCATTTTGCATCAAATTTTGAATTAGAGATTGATAAACCAACAGATAAAGATAAATTAGACTTTATCTTACACGACATACCCTTCTCAAGAAGTCCATATTCTTTTAAAAATCTAAAAGCATATAAGAAGCTAAAAAAGCTGATGTATCAGGAAAAATATGATCTAATTCATTGCCAGTCCCCAGTCGGGGGAGCCTTAACTAGACTGGCAGCACATGCGACAAAGACATCTCCTGTAATATATACAGCCCATGGGTTCCATTTTTTTAAAGGAGCTCCTTTAAAAAATTGGCTAATTTATTATCCTATTGAAAAATGGCTAGCTCGATTTACAGATGCTCTTATTACTATTAACAAAGAGGATTATTCGAGTGCTAAAAAATTCAAGGCTAAAAACACCTTTTATATTCCAGGCATAGGGGTAGATACGAGTAAATTCAAAAGTTTAGAAGTAGAAAGAGAACAAAAAAGAACGCAACTGGGTGTAAAAAAAGACGAAATAGTGATTCTATCAATTGGAGAATTGATTAAAAGAAAAAACCACGAGACAGCATTAAGAGCTCTAGCCAAAATCGAGCAACAAAATATAGTTTTTTTAATATGTGGTAGGGGCGAACTTGAGGAACCTCTAAGGAACCTTTCAGTCTCTCTTGGAATCGATAAAAAGGTAAGATTTTTGGGCTTTAGGAATGATATACCAGAAATAAGTCTTGCTTCAGATATATTTTTATTTCCTTCTTATCAAGAAGGACTGCCATTATCCGTTATGGAGGCTATGTCAGCAGGATTACCTGTTGTTTGTTCCAAGATAAGGGGGAATACCGACCTTATAAATGATGGAGAAGGTGGTTATTTAATTGAACCAGATAATATAGATGGTTTCGCACAGGCAATAAATGATCTAATTAAAAACGTTCAGTTAAGAGATAAGATGAAGCAACATAACAAAGAGTATATTATGAATTTTGATATAGGCATTATAAAAGATAAACTGAGTGAAATATATATAAATTTGTAGATATCATTAAAAGAATCCATTTAATTCCAAACGTTTTAACAAATAAGTAATTAATAAATTAAGTAAATATTAAAAGACTTGACTTTATACACTGCAATTCACCTAGGAGGTATAGTAGGAAGAATCTGTGGTGTAAAGGCAAAAAAATTATATATACCGTTCGTGGCTTTCACTGTTATAATGGAGAACTATTTATAAACAATACTGTATAAATGGAGAGAAAAATGGCTAGCTCGCTTTTCTGATTCAATAGTATCAATTTTTTATGGATGATCAAATATCAAGAAAATTATGCTGTTTTTATAAAAGAATTCCCGAAGTTCGAAATCCCAAAATTAAAGTATTAATATGTCGTAACGGACCTGAATTAAATACACTTCTTAGGAGTAGAGGAATAAATTCCGTTTTTAGTTGTTAGAATTGACATCAAGGAGCTGACGGATTGTTTGGACATCTTTTTGAGTTACCACTTTTCTAGAAGAATTACCACGTTCAATGATGGAGACAATTATACTAGATTGCCGTACATCTCATCTAATATACGTGGAATATTGACTTAATTACCGAGTTAAAGGGATTTTTTTAAAACAGATGATATTATTGGATTTGCCAAAGCAATCAATAACTTATCTAAAAAATAAAAAACAAATGGGTATAAACATATTCAAAGTGAAAAAATATGACATTGAAGATATGCAGGAGATCTTTAAAAAGCAAATATATAATTAATTATACCGGTTTGAAACTTATAAATTATTTTTAAGGAGTTACTTTAAGTTGGTGGAAAATGAAAGTAATATATGTACGTTCAAATCCTGTTGATCCGGATTCAAGGGTAGAAAAAGAAGTTAATAGTCTTATTAAATTAGGGTATGAAGTGGAGATATTAGCTTGGGATAGAGAAAATAGTTATAAAGTAACAGAATCCTACCTTGATTTAAAATCCGGAAAAGTAAAAATTTATAGGTTTGGGTTACCAGGATCATTTGGTGGAGGAATTAAAAGAAATTTAATACCTTTATTTAAATTTCAAATTAGATTATATAGCTGGTTAGTTAAAAATAAAAGCAAATACGATGTTATTCATGCTTGTGATTTTGATACAGCGTTTCTTTCTAGCAAGGTAGCTAAGTTGTTTAAAAAAAAATTCGTTTACGATATATTTGATTACTATGTAGATGCATTTAGTGTTCCAAAATTCGCTAAAAAAATTATTGAAAAGATAGATCATAATGTTATTAACTCAGCAGACGCGGTAATTATATGTTCTGAAAAAAGAAAGGAACAAATAAAGGGAACCAATCCCAAAAAATTATTAGTTATACACAATACACCAGAAGATGTTAAGGAGGACTTAAAAGATCTAAATTTGAATAAAACGAAAATTAAGATCGTATATGTTGGGATTTTGTCTTCTGGGAGATTTATAAAAGAGATTGCCGAAGTTATAAAAAACAATAAGGAATATGAATTCCACATAGGTGGTTTTGGAGTTTTTGAAGATTATTTCAGGGAATTATCCCAAAAAAATATTAATATAAATTTTTATGGGAAATTACCCTACAAAAAAACTTTAGAACTTGAAAAAAGTTGTGATTTAATGGTTGCGATTTATGATCCACATATACCTAATCATTATTATGCAGCACCAAATAAATTTTATGAATCTTTAATGTTAGGAAAACCATTAATAATGGTGAAAAATACAGGGATGGATTACGTTGTGGCTAAGCATAACATTGGTGAGGTAATAGAGTATAACGTGAGAAGTCTTAAAGACGGAATTGATAATTTAGTTAAAAGAAGGTCCGATTGGCCAGGTATGTCAATAAAAATGAAAGACCTATATAACCAAAATTATAGTTGGACAATGATGGAATTGAGACTCAAGGAATTATACGGGGAATTAGAAGACTGAATTGAATCACTTTTAGTATATAAATAAAAATAGGTGAAAATATGAAAATGCTAATAGTTGCTCAAAATTTTCAAGTCGGAGGGATACAACGTTCTTTAATAAATATGTTAGAAATATTAAGTGAAGAATCAAATATCGATATTGATTTATTTGTTTTTGGAGATGGACCGCTTTTAAAAGAAGTCCCAAAAAGTATAAATATTATTCAAGGAAAACGCTCATTACGATTAATAACAACTCCGATGTCCGTAGTTAATAAAAGTAAAAAAGTCTTAGATATATTTATTAGAATATCATTCATGGTGAAAGTTAGATTAAGGGGATCAAAAACAATATATCAGTCATTATTCAAGAAAGAAAAAAGATTAAAAAAATATGACATAGCAATATCTTATTTTAATGATGTTCCAGGCAATTACTTTAATCAAGGTACCAACCAATATGTTGATGAATTTGTAAAGGCGAAAAAAAAAGTTGCGTGGATTCATACTGATCCAGTAATTGCTAATTTTGATAAAAATGAATGTAAGCTTAAATATAAAAATTTCGATCAAATAGTATGTGTATCTAATGCTTGCTCTAATAAATTCAAAGAATTTTTACCTGAATATGCTAACAAGGTTGAGACTGTTTATAATGTTTTTCCAATAAATAAAATTAAAATCTTAGGAAGCGAAAAACTCAATCAGATCAAAGATAATAAAATTTCTTTGGTTACAGTGGCTAGAATTGACAATACTACTAAACGCATAAATATAATTCCAGAGATTGTTAACAAACTAGTAAAAAATAATATTAAAAATTTTAAGTGGACTGTAGTAGGGGATGGTCCAGATCTAGTTTCAATTACAGAACGAGTCAAAGATTTGGGAATTGGAAATTATGTGGAGCTAGTAGGAAATAAGTCAAATCCATATCCTTATATTAAGTCAAGTTCTTTATTTGTGCTAGTATCCAAGTTCGAAGGATATCCAATGGTGATATGTGAGTCTTTAATACTTGGTACTCCAGTACTAACAACTAATTTTGCGGCTGCATCAGAACAGATTAGTAATGGGGATAATGGAATAATAACCAGTTTTGATGAGGATTCTATTTTTTATGAGTTACACAGGATTTTAAAAGATCGAAACGAGATAGAGAAAATGGAAAGGTACATTTCTAATAATCTTTATTCTAATACTGTGGCTAAAAAACAATTAAAAAGCATATTGGAGATAAAAGATGAGTAAGAATAGGAGTATTATCATAAGTTTAATTGCGAGTTGTTTTGTTTTTATGAAGATTTTGTCAAACAGCAATATTTTTTTGGCCGCTTTTCTAATTTTAGTAACCTATGGGCTGTTGAAAGAAGAGAATGATCGAAGGATCAATTATATATTATTTTTCGTTTCATGGGTATATGTCATTAAGTTTAATTTAGATCAGTCCTCCTTATTAATACTATTATTTGGTATTTATTGTATATTGACGTTGTTTCATATTTTAATTAGAAAAAAAAGGTTCTCAATGGACCTAATGTTAGTTTTTGTTCTATTTCTATTTTATATTTCATTTTCACTATTTCAAGGTATTGATGAATCGGTCTTACACATATTTGAATTCGTATTAGGGTATTTAGTATTAATATTATCTTGTATATCTGTAACTCCAAATACATCTATTTCCAATATGTTTATTCACTATTCTTTAGGACTTTTAGCGGGAAGTATTGTCAGAGTTTTAGGATATATCATACCTACCATTAACTCCTTTATTCTTAGTATGGGTAGAATTAATACAGTTTCTACTGGAGGTATATTATATACAAGATTCGCTGGTTTGGATATAGATCCTAATTATTATGCCATTCAAGTTTTGTTGGCTATATCATTAAATATTTTAGTTATTTTTTATGTTAAAAGAAGAAGAACTTTAAATATTATTATTACAATTAGTCTAGTTGTCTTTGGATTACTTTCTTTTTCAAAAATGTATATTTTAACAATTCTAATTTTAAATATATTGATAGTATTTATGCTTATTAGAAAAAACATTTTCAACGCATTTATTTATTTAACTAGTATATTGGTGTTGAGCATCATTATCTTAAATCAATTTGGTAATTATTTTTATAATGCTTACCTGACAAGATTTGTTGGACAAGGTAATTCTCTAGGAGATTTAACAACTGGGCGTACAGAAATTTGGAACGGCTATTTACAAGATATTTTAGAGCATCTCAAAATTTTGTTTTTCGGAAACGGCTTAGCGAATGGTTTTTTTAATGGAGAACTATCGCATAATATGTATATATTAGCTTTATACCAAATTGGTATTATTGGTATAATTATATATTTAATATTGTTAGTTTATACGTATAAAACATTAAAAATAAGCACATCGATAAATAATAAAATTAAAATATCATTAAATATTATCCCATTGCTCATGCTTATTATCCCTAACTTTGCACTAGATTCATTTGCAATGGATTATTTCCCAATTCAACTTTTCTTGGTAATGATGTCTTTGCAAGCTGGCAAGATTGATAAAAAGTTTGAGGTGCTTTTGAATGAAAATTAAAAAACTTTTGTCAAAACGTGGTATGTTTTTTGTATATCATTGTTTTATGTACATTGTAATATATTTTTCACTACAATTAATTGATAAAAAAGGCAGCAAAATTTGGTTGATTAGTGAACGTAGCGATGAAGCTCGAGATAATGGCTATCACATGTTTAAATACATCCGGGAAAATTATCCGGATGTTAAAATTTATTATGTCATTCAAAAGAACTGTAGAGATAGAATAAAAGTAGAGAATTATGGAAATGTAATAAATTTTGGTTCATTGAAACATATATTATATTATTTTTTAGCGGAAAGACATATTAGCACTCATATTAATGGTTGTTATCCTAATGAAAAGTCTTATTTCATATTGAATAAAAAATTCAATATAAACGCTAAAGTGGTATTTTTACAACATGGGATAACTAAAGATTATATAAAAGGTGCGACTAAAGATTTTGCCAATTTAGATTTATTTGTTTGTGGTGCTTATCCTGAATATAATTATGTACTTGAAAATTTCGGTCATCCAAATGAAGTAGTCAAATATTTAGGTATGGCAAGATTTGATAATTTACATGATTTAACTCCTGGAAATAAAATATTACTTATGCCTACATTCAGAATGAATTTATTCGTTTATTTTGATGATGTTATTGATGAGAAAATGGAGAGGGATTTTATAGACTCAACGTACTATAAAACTTACCAATCTTTAATTAATAATCATCAACTAGAACTTATCTTAGAAAAAAATAATTTAGAACTACTTTTTTATCCTCATTATGAGATACAAAGATATTTACATTTATTCAAAACAAACAATGAAAGAATAATCATTGCGGATCGTAATAACTATGATATTCAAGCATTATTAAAAGAGGCTAAACTGTTGATAACTGATTACTCAAGTGTATATTTTGATTTCGCATATATGCAAAAACCAATTATTTATTATCAGTTTGACTATGAAGAATATAGAAAAATTCATTATAATGAAGGGTATTTTTCTTATGAGGAAACAGGATTTGGCCCAATTGTTAAAACTGAAAATGATTTATTAAGTAATCTTGTTAAGATAGAAGAGAATGGTTTTGTAATGAATGATTTTTATATTAATAGGTCAAAAGACTTTTTTAATTTAAATGATGAAAATAATAGAGAACGTAATTATAGGGCAATTTTAGATCTTTAAAGGGTGAAAATAAATGGAAAATGATAAAATATCAATTATTGTCCCTGTATATAATGGTGAAAGTCATATAGGGAGTTGTCTTGATTCTATACTCAAACAAAAGGGCAATTTTGAATTGATTATAGTTAATGATGGTTCAACAGACAGTACTCTTGCTGTTCTAGAAGATAAGGCTTTAAATCATCTTAATTTTAAAATTGTAAACATTGAAAAAAATTTAGGTGTCAGTAATGCACGTAATATTGGCCTTGAAAATGCAACGGGGAACTATATAATGTTTTGTGATGCAGATGATAAATATTCAGATAACACAATAACATCAATTTGTAGAACTATTGATACCTACCACCCGGATTATATTATTTTTAAAAGGAAGGATATTTTAGAAACTAAAGAGACGATAGCTGTATACGGAAATCATAATTCGGTTTTAGAACTTAATTTAAATAATGAGAAATATATAACTAATTATTTTGCAAAAGGAGTTCACACATTTAGTGTTTGTAATAAAGCATATAGAAAAGAATTAATTTACAATAATTCAATTCAATTTCATCCTGAAATACCTCTAAGTGAAGATACATTATTTAATTTAGAATATTTAATACATGCAAAAAGTTTTGTTGAAGATTATTCTATTAGCTATTTACGAACATGTAGAAATGGTTCAACAATTTATAAGCCGATTGAGAATTTTTATTTTAAAAATATCGAAATTGTTAAGCTTTTTCATAATAAATTAATCAAAAGTACAGTAAGTGAAGATTTTATAGATATATTTGAAAAAGAACTTTATTACCATTATGGAAAAGTT is a genomic window containing:
- a CDS encoding DegT/DnrJ/EryC1/StrS family aminotransferase, which codes for MISTQLRNIPFSPPDLTEKEIEEVIKTLKSGWITTGPKTKEFEKKIAEYVGVNKAVCLNSATAAMELTLRILGVGPGDEVITSAYTYTASASIIEHVGAKIVLVDTAPNSFEMDYKKLAEAITEKTKVIIPVDIAGKMCDYDTIFEIVESKKELFNSNNELQGLFNRVIVMTDAAHAFGAERRGMKCGQVADFTTFSFHAVKNLTTAEGGAVVWRDIFGLDNEWLYKQFMIYSLHGQSKDALAKTQKGAWEYDIVYPAYKCNMTDIMASIGLIQLDRYEKLLQRRREIIEMYDKALSPIGVQSIQHFGEDFSSSGHLYLARIPEINEQHRNEIIVKMAEAGIACNVHYKPLPMFTAYKNLGFDIKDYPNAYNQYVNEITLPLHTLLSDEDVEYVVGNLKWNLNEI
- a CDS encoding sugar transferase; this encodes MYKYFLKRIFDLMLALIALPFFLIILLIIGPIIYFQDRGSIFYNAPRLGKDGKVFKMYKFRSMKMNALDLRNEDGSTFNSEDDPRLTKIGKFIRKTSLDETPQLLNIIKGDMSIIGPRPDLPEFIDVFTDYERRKLNVRPGITGYNQAYFRNSNTLKDKFSNDVYYVESVSLLLDLKIFFRTVFGVLKRENVYISNENERSKNIL
- a CDS encoding HAD-IIIC family phosphatase; this translates as MKLALMSNVNIDSIGKKLRKKVDIYTPTGYGVVLEELINPNSNLWVEGIDTIFLYIDLWELTDSGDNLASIEQWLSDFKSVLKRDCTYFIFNADWRGGYSTGYDGISLSLELENKWNTELNSLCDEYNNCYTFNFKSIIEEYGRGNIYSDKVWLLGKVPFSSFGEKAVIEEMELMIQLLIKPSKKVLLLDLDNTLWGGVIGEDGLGGIQLGKEGKGAAFYYFQKKIKAIKEAGTLLCIVSKNNYDDVKETFEKHPEIILTLDDFTVVKANWERKSKNILDIASELNLSPDSFVFIDDNPVERKEVSTQVTGITVPEFPPDVSKLTSFANDLFKRYFSKLRVTTDDLAKAKNYADNFNRKENQKKFSDFDDFLKSLKIKVDLVENNKEFVSRIHQLINKTNQFNLTTQRYTLAEVNRMLEDETYLFYLFNVSDCFGDNGQTALVLFNKESFSIELFIMSCRIMGRKIENYIINFVEEDLIDKGFKAILSKYVFTPKSKPVMDFFDGLGYECFSETDTEKKYRLVLKKRPKRSFIVAELEKVQ
- a CDS encoding VOC family protein — translated: MKVHHTGCLVSELNNSIEKYHFLGFEKETEEIYDSKRKVNIVFMIKDDLRIELICPTDETSPFFELLKKKGSGPYHICFETNDFDKTKKQLIDKKNIGGGYIQITPSEPAPAINGDNVTFFYNKHVGIIEIIDRNTK
- a CDS encoding acyl carrier protein, which produces MEQKLLEICAETFNLDISELSLETTNEDTAEWDSLAQISLVSEIEETFECEIPFDSISEIKKIGDFLEFIQK
- a CDS encoding GNAT family N-acetyltransferase; protein product: METIIANWEKRNLGVTCEELTVTSDDLLESVLLASEELTAQYQIIKVPSGRTDLLFELQKHGFTFIESNIHFTKKLTRNTLPKPFSSLQEKVEYRSITEKEYEPFLDIIRNNSIFTTDKVALDPHFSPKHSANRYYYWAKDVLSSDGQGYVVSMNKKDIGFFILRKHSESLYESFLAGVYPEHSKSNMGFAVLSSPIVEAFKRGGRIIETGTSSNNTASLRLHLALGYELQSINYVLVRHINLR
- a CDS encoding glycosyltransferase family 4 protein: MKKILVVSHMGRHLKIFSHSDLRIYKELGNEVHFASNFELEIDKPTDKDKLDFILHDIPFSRSPYSFKNLKAYKKLKKLMYQEKYDLIHCQSPVGGALTRLAAHATKTSPVIYTAHGFHFFKGAPLKNWLIYYPIEKWLARFTDALITINKEDYSSAKKFKAKNTFYIPGIGVDTSKFKSLEVEREQKRTQLGVKKDEIVILSIGELIKRKNHETALRALAKIEQQNIVFLICGRGELEEPLRNLSVSLGIDKKVRFLGFRNDIPEISLASDIFLFPSYQEGLPLSVMEAMSAGLPVVCSKIRGNTDLINDGEGGYLIEPDNIDGFAQAINDLIKNVQLRDKMKQHNKEYIMNFDIGIIKDKLSEIYINL
- a CDS encoding glycosyltransferase family 4 protein; this encodes MKVIYVRSNPVDPDSRVEKEVNSLIKLGYEVEILAWDRENSYKVTESYLDLKSGKVKIYRFGLPGSFGGGIKRNLIPLFKFQIRLYSWLVKNKSKYDVIHACDFDTAFLSSKVAKLFKKKFVYDIFDYYVDAFSVPKFAKKIIEKIDHNVINSADAVIICSEKRKEQIKGTNPKKLLVIHNTPEDVKEDLKDLNLNKTKIKIVYVGILSSGRFIKEIAEVIKNNKEYEFHIGGFGVFEDYFRELSQKNININFYGKLPYKKTLELEKSCDLMVAIYDPHIPNHYYAAPNKFYESLMLGKPLIMVKNTGMDYVVAKHNIGEVIEYNVRSLKDGIDNLVKRRSDWPGMSIKMKDLYNQNYSWTMMELRLKELYGELED